The stretch of DNA GCAGACTCAATCACCAGACTATGTCAGCTTACGAGAAGAAGAggatgataataatgataagaATCTAGACATCATGTCATCATGTATAGTAGATTCAGTAATATATAAATCACAAAAAATTGCTGGCCCACTATTGAGTCAAATATCCAATTTGAACATTCAGCAAGCATTGATTATACGAGAACTACTATTCACATTGTTAGGACATGAAGGTCATTACATTCAATATAGTAAACGTTATGATCCAACCTCACAAATCAGCCGAATTGAAGGACCGGACTATAAGATTGCAAAGAACTTGGATATAAGTCTTAAAGTTatcaccaagaaattggtCAAATTTGGAAAGTTTTACAGTGGGTTAAAATCGTTTATTCAagtatttgataataacaaatttgGGAAAATTGTGCAAAAGTTTTGCTCTGAAGTGAGAAAGTTTTTATCGAGTTATCAACAAGTGCTAATAAATGTTGAGCATGAGTTCAAGTTTAATAAgaattttaatttgaatatgtTGGATCTGCTCTTACATCAAGAAATATCGAATGAAATGACTCATTTATATCAAATTGGAATAGAGATTAGTCGGATAACGGAAGAAAGACAGAAAATGTCACAGGCGGAAATCATGGGTAATTTTGAACCAACGACTTTGGCAAACACAAGTATGAATGGGATCAATTCCGAGCCTAATTTGTATTATGGcaaatttgattgttgtaaAGGTGGACTATTACTTCAAGTTATTCAGGAAAGAATGGTTTATTATAAAGGTGATCCTACATCTCTAGATTTTTTAACTCAactttttgatattgttagTTCGGATTATATTGGGATGTTGAATCAGTGGCTTTTGGAAGGTGTAATAAATGATCCGTTTGATGAGTTCATGATTAGAGAAAAACGAGTGCCAGACTCCTTTATGGAAATATTTCAAAGTAAAAGTGAATACTATTGGAACgaattgtttttaattaaaatagATGGATTACTCAATCAATTTCAGAATTCAACCATACAGTCGAAAATTCTCAATACAGGGAAATACttgaatatattcaaaCGATGCACAGGGTTACACAATTTTGAAtcattaaaagaaaaattgacaaCTATAACTAGTTTGGCAGCTCCTGATTTGGAACTTAAGATTGATGAGTTTTATCATAGAGCAAACAAAATGTTGATGAAGTTGCTTTTCGATGGATATAATTTCCCAAGTGTGGTGAACATATTTCAAAGATTATTTCTTTTCGCTGATTCTTTTCAAATCGACAACTTTATTGATAGTACTTTCAGTGAATTGAAACGTGGGAAACTCAAAATCTCAGTTTCCAGACTACAAAAGCAATATGATGATAtattcaaagaaaaaattgaaaataaagttgGAGTACGGCCAAGTGTATACGACgtgttgaagaaaaatcagAAGCTATCGGTAACGTCGGAGTCATTGTATAAAGTGGTTGAGGAATTAATGGAAAAGAACCTGgattatttgatttcagACAACAATTTGCGTGGGATATTTCATCGAGTGGCGTCGTTAAGAGACGACCTGCGACTTACCATACTGAGTACTGCTGATTCTGCAACTGAAAACGTGAAGGATGAACCAACAATAACTAGTGTTGATCTTACTATACCGTTGCCATTCCCATtaaatttggttttgaatcaacaattgTCATACCAATATGAAATAAtgtttaaattattaattaatatcaagtttatttcaaaatataatagTTCCAATTGGCAAGAGATGAATTATTCTAAAATTTGGACAAATTCGCATTTCAACTCGAGTGTGAAAAAATGGATATTGCGTTGCAGAGTATTGCATTCGAGAATTTGCAGTTTTATTCATGAACTTGAAAACTATATAGTGCATGATGTCATTGAACATAATTTTGaggaaatcaaaaatttgattcacACCACGGCTACTAACTTGGCGACAAGTGAACTAGGATCAGACATAAATGATGAAGGTGATAATATATTCAATGGATCTTTGATTCGAGGTAcatttaacaataattcGATCTTTGATTCCAAAGTTCACAAACATAGGACAACAACATACGTGGAAGGTATTTCAACAGTTGaacaattaattcaaaaatttctaGATTATTCAAGTACTTTGTTGAATGATTCGTTGCTTACCCGTGAAGAGTCGTTGCGTCAATTACGTAAAATGTTGGACTTCATTTTCCATTTCAATAATTACATTGTCCAAGTAAAGAAAGTTTTGGTATTGTTGAACCATGAATTGTTCAATGAGTATTCTAAGGAATTCCCTACCAAGTTTGAAAAGCCAATGGATCAAGAGCTGATAGATAAAAGATTTGCAAACTTGAGTGATACTTTTCTAATGCAGTACGAAAAGTTTGGTGAAAATCTTGTTACATTTTTAGCCACCATTAAACAGGTTGGTGAAAGAGAAAACCAAGGATTATTGGAATTAAGTAATAGACTAGAACTTTGTTTCCCAGAATAGgttttttaaaaacaaagaaagtttgtatttttttttttataaatgacttacatttattaatataacttatttatttatttatttctgCTTAGGAAAAATTGTATACAATTGTATTGTGtgaaaaaatgaaaaacagCTTGTCTAGCTTATGACAGTATCTTCATCAGTAGCTTGTGCATTTAACTCTTTAATTATGGCATCTGTTTTTTCATCACTGTAAATTTGGAACCCACCATCTTTAGTAACACTGGCCAATTGAGCATTTTTGCaatccaatttttcttccatcacttgtttcaatatttttaaagCCAATAATTCAGCTTCTTTCAATGTCAAAGACTTGTGATAttcattattcaattctGCTTGAGCACCTTCACTACCAGAACCAATGGCTTTAGCTTCATATCTATAAAAAGTACCTGATGGTTCTGCATGATATAATTGGGgacctttttctttatctaCTCCAGCAATTAATAATGCTACCCCAAAAGGTCTAGACATCAATCTTTTTTCACCACCAGCTCCTTCCCCAAAACGTAAGGCCAAATCACACACACTTTGAGTCAAACTTTCAACTCcaatatcttcatcataGTATAAATTATGAGTTAAACTGGATACACGAGCATGATCAATCATTGATCTAGCATCAGCTGTCAACCCACTCATGGCACAACCAATATGATGATctatttcaacaattttttcaatagaagaagattctaataatgatgaagtGACTCTTTTTTCAACTCCTAATATCACCCCTTCACTAGTTGATATACCTATGGCAGTAGATCCTAATTTAATTGCTTCAAGAGAATATTCAACTTGAAATAATCTACCTTCTGGTGAAAAAGTGGATACACCACGATCATATTCACTTCTTGTTAAAAACATATTGGTCTAATTTGAGAATGCAATTGGAGATAGAAAGATTGTTAGTTTCACGTCAACTTAGTTGTCTAAgagatttgatttttttttctacggttgtttattgttggtggCAACAAAAATGAGGGTGGCAGATATTTTGACCACCATCGCACGACAAGACtctactattactattgttgttgttgcctCAAATTTAGTATCAAACCATAAAATGAATACTGAGTTTTAACTCAACGCatataatatattaatCAAGTATATAAATCTatcaacttcttttttcGAACAATATCTTGGATAGCTATTtctcgtttttttttattgtcaCATTTAATTGTTCTTTGGAGCCAATTGGACAATCTTTTCAGCAGCTGGGTCCAAATCTTCGAAAGCATATAATTTCAAACCAGAGTTGTCAATCAATTCCTTGGCTTCAGCCATGTTAGTACCTTGTAATCTGACAACAACTGGAATGTCCAAGTTGAAGTTCTTGGTGGCAGCAATTAAACCTTTGGCGACGTAATCACATCTGACAATACCACCAAAGATGTTGACGAAAATACCGTTAACCTTTGGATCTGACAAGATCAATTCAAAAGCTTTTTCAATGGTTTCTGGAGTAGCAGTACCACCACAGTCCAAGAAGTTGGCTGGTTCACCACCgtataatttgataatgtCCATAGTAGCCATGGCCAAACCAGCACCATTAACAATGTTGGCAATGTTACCATCcaatttgataaagttCAATCCGTATTTACCGGCTTCAGCTTCTTGAGGATCTTCTTGAG from Candida albicans SC5314 chromosome R, complete sequence encodes:
- the PUP2 gene encoding proteasome core particle subunit alpha 5 (Alpha5 subunit of the 20S proteasome; macrophage/pseudohyphal-repressed; regulated by Gcn2p and Gcn4p; protein present in exponential and stationary growth phase yeast cultures), whose translation is MFLTRSEYDRGVSTFSPEGRLFQVEYSLEAIKLGSTAIGISTSEGVILGVEKRVTSSLLESSSIEKIVEIDHHIGCAMSGLTADARSMIDHARVSSLTHNLYYDEDIGVESLTQSVCDLALRFGEGAGGEKRLMSRPFGVALLIAGVDKEKGPQLYHAEPSGTFYRYEAKAIGSGSEGAQAELNNEYHKSLTLKEAELLALKILKQVMEEKLDCKNAQLASVTKDGGFQIYSDEKTDAIIKELNAQATDEDTVIS
- a CDS encoding uncharacterized protein (Ortholog(s) have structural constituent of cytoskeleton activity), which gives rise to MNTFSSPPNVIREYNDSTYQSPLNSQFHQSPFLQTQSPDYVSLREEEDDNNDKNLDIMSSCIVDSVIYKSQKIAGPLLSQISNLNIQQALIIRELLFTLLGHEGHYIQYSKRYDPTSQISRIEGPDYKIAKNLDISLKVITKKLVKFGKFYSGLKSFIQVFDNNKFGKIVQKFCSEVRKFLSSYQQVLINVEHEFKFNKNFNLNMLDSLLHQEISNEMTHLYQIGIEISRITEERQKMSQAEIMGNFEPTTLANTSMNGINSEPNLYYGKFDCCKGGLLLQVIQERMVYYKGDPTSLDFLTQLFDIVSSDYIGMLNQWLLEGVINDPFDEFMIREKRVPDSFMEIFQSKSEYYWNELFLIKIDGLLNQFQNSTIQSKILNTGKYLNIFKRCTGLHNFESLKEKLTTITSLAAPDLELKIDEFYHRANKMLMKLLFDGYNFPSVVNIFQRLFLFADSFQIDNFIDSTFSELKRGKLKISVSRLQKQYDDIFKEKIENKVGVRPSVYDVLKKNQKLSVTSESLYKVVEELMEKNSDYLISDNNLRGIFHRVASLRDDSRLTISSTADSATENVKDEPTITSVDLTIPLPFPLNLVLNQQLSYQYEIMFKLLINIKFISKYNSSNWQEMNYSKIWTNSHFNSSVKKWILRCRVLHSRICSFIHELENYIVHDVIEHNFEEIKNLIHTTATNLATSELGSDINDEGDNIFNGSLIRGTFNNNSIFDSKVHKHRTTTYVEGISTVEQLIQKFLDYSSTLLNDSLLTREESLRQLRKMLDFIFHFNNYIVQVKKVLVLLNHELFNEYSKEFPTKFEKPMDQESIDKRFANLSDTFLMQYEKFGENLVTFLATIKQVGERENQGLLELSNRLELCFPE